A region from the Stygiolobus caldivivus genome encodes:
- the pdo gene encoding protein disulfide oxidoreductase, whose amino-acid sequence MEEEFAELFTDEVKQALQDALKDMKNPVDVYVFVNSQDEHCHYCDVTKRFLEFMSDAAPKNNGQSLLHVHVVDKAKQDDLKVFEEFNVERIPTVAFMKGYIRWTGAPLGEEIRALVETAVRLSLNESGLSQETISAIKDKLNGFVKIETVVTPSCPYCPYAALMAHMVAYEACKANKCNVVSEVIEAYENQDIAEKYQVMSVPAMAINGSVEFIGVPTEENLISSVLEKQTQKA is encoded by the coding sequence ATGGAAGAAGAATTTGCAGAACTTTTTACAGATGAAGTTAAACAAGCGTTACAAGACGCCCTTAAAGATATGAAAAACCCTGTAGATGTATATGTTTTTGTAAATTCACAAGATGAGCATTGCCATTACTGTGATGTTACCAAGAGATTCTTAGAATTTATGAGCGATGCGGCTCCTAAAAATAATGGACAGAGCTTATTACATGTCCACGTGGTAGATAAGGCTAAACAAGATGACCTAAAAGTCTTTGAGGAGTTTAATGTGGAGAGAATCCCTACTGTAGCTTTTATGAAAGGGTATATAAGATGGACGGGTGCCCCACTGGGAGAAGAAATTAGGGCATTAGTTGAAACTGCTGTACGACTCTCGTTAAATGAGAGCGGATTAAGTCAAGAGACCATCTCAGCAATAAAGGATAAGCTTAACGGTTTTGTTAAAATAGAAACAGTAGTCACTCCCTCATGTCCGTATTGTCCTTATGCTGCCCTAATGGCCCATATGGTAGCATATGAGGCATGCAAAGCTAACAAGTGTAATGTAGTTTCAGAAGTAATAGAGGCCTATGAAAACCAAGATATTGCTGAGAAATACCAAGTTATGTCAGTTCCTGCTATGGCAATAAACGGCTCTGTGGAGTTCATAGGAGTTCCTACTGAAGAGAATTTAATCTCATCTGTCCTTGAAAAACAAACACAGAAAGCGTAA
- a CDS encoding (2Fe-2S)-binding protein yields the protein MKVPIAYSKRTKKPIGISYEEYGMPYTEFVDERGEIKSIFEGEPKRKTPLPLTVNVKFLHETKLLRNPHILPFLPFFQDLPKSYVYRKPKPIENIEIERLIIGGGTSGIATLDSKSLLITRELFGDIIFDISPSPFLEKNEIIKRLKEKVKENEQRVLYGNYIGKFDEGILVELRDKFLLVNAKKVVVSTGARTLKPIFNGNWEPGIVSREFYLKKLGPEKNGKILVLGFNDLAAKTALNANNAIILAPKHIEFSFSPYFRELIEEKGIEIKRDYITEVKSTNQKIVVNTESNTYEVSLVVFSTLKQPRIEVTSSMGIPYTYEGHLYKPIKTNSGVDFTGGTLGIVDEYLSFLSGEALNNPDKLEEFKKLHYTEAQNNSLSESPYYYGSKGVVCECEEVYLEDIEYAKSLGMRDTEEVKRVTGLGTGKCQGKACVITSADYMKSPVLISFRTPIYPVRL from the coding sequence ATGAAAGTTCCCATCGCATATTCTAAGAGGACGAAGAAGCCAATAGGAATAAGTTATGAAGAATATGGGATGCCCTATACTGAGTTCGTTGATGAAAGGGGCGAAATTAAGTCAATATTTGAAGGGGAACCTAAAAGGAAAACTCCCTTACCTCTCACCGTGAACGTCAAATTCCTGCACGAGACAAAGTTACTTAGGAACCCTCATATACTACCTTTTCTACCTTTTTTCCAAGATTTACCTAAGAGTTACGTATACCGAAAACCTAAGCCAATTGAAAATATAGAGATAGAGAGACTAATTATAGGGGGAGGTACTTCTGGTATCGCTACTTTAGATAGTAAATCGCTTTTAATAACACGCGAATTATTCGGAGATATAATTTTCGATATTTCACCCTCTCCATTTCTTGAAAAAAATGAAATTATTAAGAGATTAAAAGAAAAGGTAAAGGAAAATGAACAGAGAGTCCTCTACGGGAATTACATAGGGAAGTTTGATGAGGGGATCCTAGTTGAACTAAGGGACAAATTCCTCCTCGTGAACGCTAAGAAGGTCGTAGTGTCTACAGGGGCTAGGACCTTAAAGCCTATCTTTAACGGAAATTGGGAACCGGGTATAGTATCGCGCGAATTCTATCTTAAAAAACTTGGCCCAGAGAAAAACGGGAAAATATTAGTTTTAGGGTTTAATGACTTAGCAGCAAAAACAGCATTAAATGCAAATAACGCTATAATACTTGCACCTAAACATATTGAATTCTCTTTTTCACCATATTTTAGAGAATTAATAGAGGAAAAAGGAATAGAAATAAAGAGAGATTATATAACAGAGGTCAAGAGCACTAACCAGAAAATCGTCGTAAATACGGAAAGCAATACTTACGAAGTCTCGCTAGTCGTCTTTTCAACACTAAAACAGCCGAGGATAGAAGTTACAAGCAGCATGGGAATACCTTATACCTATGAAGGACATCTTTACAAACCTATAAAAACTAATAGCGGGGTAGACTTTACTGGAGGAACACTAGGGATAGTTGACGAGTATTTAAGTTTTCTAAGCGGAGAAGCTCTAAACAATCCTGATAAACTTGAAGAATTCAAAAAATTACACTATACTGAAGCTCAAAATAATTCTTTATCTGAGTCCCCATATTATTACGGGAGTAAAGGTGTGGTATGTGAATGTGAAGAAGTATATCTCGAGGATATTGAATACGCTAAATCACTGGGCATGAGAGATACGGAAGAAGTGAAAAGGGTCACTGGTTTGGGGACTGGAAAATGTCAGGGTAAGGCATGCGTAATTACCAGTGCGGATTATATGAAAAGTCCAGTCCTAATCTCTTTTAGGACACCTATTTACCCGGTGAGACTATGA
- a CDS encoding uroporphyrinogen-III synthase, with translation MKVLLLRPEGSEIPYNSEIHIVNIPVLSPVCVDHILPINPEAIGFTSVNAVKCFKYFDKIRSNTRIYAVGPSTAKAIEKLYRDKGVRIPDTYTVDSMVKKILEDFKDQANIALVRSKVGYERDKGTYPNIVQIVDYDLIINHENLREVKELLSKCEYEFVVVTSSLIAKLVRDYIKECTKVISIGPSTTKALEGVNNIYEAKEHDMDGVFTLLKELLRDD, from the coding sequence ATGAAGGTATTACTACTAAGACCTGAGGGTAGTGAAATACCATATAATAGCGAAATACATATTGTTAACATTCCGGTGCTGAGCCCGGTCTGTGTAGACCATATTTTACCGATTAACCCAGAGGCAATAGGGTTTACGAGTGTAAATGCGGTAAAATGTTTTAAATACTTCGATAAAATTAGATCGAATACGCGAATTTACGCCGTAGGTCCCTCAACAGCCAAAGCAATAGAAAAATTGTATCGGGACAAAGGTGTAAGGATACCAGACACATACACGGTAGACTCGATGGTTAAGAAAATACTAGAAGACTTTAAGGACCAAGCAAATATAGCCCTTGTCAGGAGTAAAGTAGGTTATGAAAGGGATAAGGGAACATACCCTAACATAGTCCAAATAGTGGACTATGACCTAATAATCAACCATGAAAACCTAAGGGAAGTTAAGGAATTACTCTCAAAATGTGAGTATGAATTCGTAGTAGTTACGAGTTCTCTCATAGCAAAATTAGTCAGAGACTACATAAAAGAGTGTACTAAGGTAATCAGCATAGGGCCTTCAACTACTAAGGCACTAGAAGGGGTTAACAATATATATGAAGCTAAAGAACATGATATGGATGGAGTATTTACTTTATTGAAAGAGCTTTTGAGGGATGATTAA
- the hemC gene encoding hydroxymethylbilane synthase, giving the protein MKIRIAARGSKLSRIQVKMVEDELRKLGIETSFIEVKTKADLFQHSSLSQLGKGVFEKEVNQAVVDGLADIAVHSMKDMLSESPEDLELYAVLKRDPPYDVIISNSGDIFSVESGKVIGTSSVRRRNSVLFYRRDLVVRELRGNIDTRVKKLKNGEYDAIIVAEASITRMAQYDSEFRSLKYYRLEPTVMTPEANQGIIAIVGRKASPNLKEIFKPINHEKTFREAIAERTALNIIGGGCHSPLGVLVEELDEKEYKGIITYVDTRKKISVEGVYNGEPKEVGEKLGREMLKEIKNEGITTKT; this is encoded by the coding sequence ATGAAAATCAGAATAGCTGCTAGGGGTAGCAAGCTGAGTAGAATTCAAGTGAAAATGGTGGAGGATGAGCTGAGGAAGTTAGGGATTGAGACTTCATTCATAGAAGTTAAAACAAAAGCGGATTTATTCCAACACTCGTCATTATCACAGCTAGGTAAAGGTGTTTTTGAAAAGGAAGTAAACCAAGCTGTAGTTGACGGGTTGGCAGACATTGCGGTGCATAGCATGAAAGATATGCTCAGCGAGTCTCCTGAAGACCTGGAATTGTACGCTGTACTCAAGAGAGATCCGCCTTATGACGTCATCATCTCAAATTCTGGTGATATTTTCAGTGTAGAAAGTGGTAAAGTAATCGGGACTAGTAGTGTTAGGAGAAGGAATTCGGTATTATTTTATAGGAGGGATCTAGTTGTAAGGGAATTACGGGGAAATATTGATACAAGGGTGAAGAAGCTTAAAAACGGGGAATATGACGCAATAATAGTAGCTGAAGCCTCCATAACAAGAATGGCTCAGTATGATAGTGAGTTCCGAAGCTTGAAATATTATAGGCTCGAACCGACCGTAATGACACCAGAGGCTAACCAAGGAATTATAGCTATAGTGGGGAGAAAGGCTAGCCCTAATTTGAAAGAGATATTTAAACCGATAAACCACGAAAAGACTTTTCGTGAAGCGATAGCTGAAAGGACTGCGTTGAACATAATCGGAGGAGGGTGCCACTCTCCTTTAGGGGTATTAGTAGAAGAATTAGACGAAAAAGAATACAAGGGTATTATTACATATGTGGATACAAGGAAAAAAATAAGTGTAGAAGGGGTTTATAATGGAGAGCCCAAAGAGGTAGGTGAGAAATTAGGGAGAGAGATGCTAAAGGAGATAAAAAATGAAGGTATTACTACTAAGACCTGA
- a CDS encoding MBL fold metallo-hydrolase — protein sequence MFDIQENGAILVGNNFVIDGHHKRLFRAVTHFHADHIGGLNKSITECTSIIASPITLESLQALGYNIPKHKQLPLDYGIKVDLLGEKIQLEKAEHIMGASQVVVETDKDIEIAYTGDFRNPGKGTPILNPDVLIIDATYGSPIFVRKYKDDIEMLFADYIADSLLKGPVTIYAYYGKMQEAMKILRKYKVDAPYIVEDKVEKLTKIADKYGENIGKYINKKTEEGKKIIKDGWYVEFKHATEFKKRGKGTTNFLLDGWLIKDFIKQVDTNSYTIGFSSHGDFEDTLKYIETSTADLIVLDGSRSKYAKELAAYITKYLRKKVKVLPLVTSTSLSSPSDD from the coding sequence GTGTTCGATATCCAAGAGAACGGTGCAATCTTAGTAGGTAATAATTTCGTGATAGACGGTCACCATAAAAGGCTTTTTAGGGCTGTTACTCATTTCCACGCAGACCATATAGGTGGACTAAACAAGAGTATTACGGAATGTACTAGTATAATAGCTTCCCCTATTACGTTAGAGTCCTTACAAGCTCTAGGGTATAATATACCAAAGCATAAACAGCTACCTCTTGACTACGGGATTAAAGTCGATCTCTTAGGCGAGAAAATCCAGCTAGAGAAGGCTGAACATATAATGGGTGCTTCGCAAGTAGTCGTAGAAACTGATAAAGATATCGAGATAGCATATACTGGCGACTTTAGGAACCCAGGTAAAGGTACTCCAATACTTAACCCAGACGTTTTAATAATAGACGCCACTTATGGTAGTCCGATATTCGTTAGAAAATATAAGGACGATATAGAGATGTTATTTGCGGATTATATAGCTGACTCACTACTAAAAGGCCCCGTTACTATATACGCTTATTACGGTAAGATGCAAGAAGCTATGAAAATCCTGCGAAAATATAAGGTCGATGCACCGTATATAGTAGAAGATAAGGTAGAGAAACTGACTAAGATAGCTGATAAATATGGAGAAAATATAGGGAAATATATAAATAAAAAGACAGAAGAAGGTAAAAAAATAATTAAGGATGGGTGGTACGTCGAATTTAAGCACGCTACTGAATTTAAAAAGAGGGGCAAAGGGACCACTAACTTTCTTTTGGACGGTTGGCTTATTAAGGACTTTATAAAACAAGTGGACACTAATTCATATACGATAGGATTTAGCAGCCACGGAGATTTTGAAGATACCCTGAAGTATATAGAGACAAGTACTGCAGACTTAATAGTATTGGACGGTAGTAGGAGCAAGTACGCCAAAGAATTAGCAGCCTACATAACGAAATATTTAAGGAAAAAAGTGAAAGTCCTCCCACTGGTAACAAGTACTTCCCTATCTTCCCCGTCAGATGACTAA
- a CDS encoding ATP-dependent DNA ligase, giving the protein MEFKLIAEYFDKLERITSRIQITSLLTDLFKKSDKAVIDKVVYIIQGKLWPDFYGYPEIGLGEKLMIKALSIGINVKEDVIDSELKKIGDLGEVAYRLKKSSGGTTILSFLGASSSSPLTVEEVYNSLSKIALAEGEGSRDVKIRSLAGLLKKADPLEAKFIIRFIDGRLRVGIGDATIMDALANAFGGGTHTRPIIERAYNLRADLGNIAKVVASEGIEALKNLKPEVGIPIRPMLAERLNDPVEILSKVGGQALVDYKYDGERAQIHKKGNDVYIFSRRLENITKQYPDVRDFVKDYVVADEVIVEGEIVAVDKESGEILPFQELMHRKRKNDIHEAVEDYPVNVYLFDLMYYNGEDYTLRPLPERRKKLEEIVKPNDKLHIAHHIFTDDVEKLKEYFYQAISEGAEGIMVKAVGRDSIYQAGARGFLWIKLKRDYQSEMADSVDLVVVGAFYGRGKRGGKLSSLLMAAYDPESDIFYTVCKVASGFSDAELDELQKKLTEIKLDSKDPRVESELDPDIWVKPKYVAEIIGAEITLSPQHTCCKGEVSKEAGLSIRFPRFIRWRDDKSVEEATTPQEILEMYKLKLKKKEEGSESETP; this is encoded by the coding sequence ATGGAGTTTAAACTAATCGCTGAATACTTTGATAAGCTGGAGAGAATAACGTCTAGGATACAAATTACGTCGTTATTAACAGACCTTTTTAAAAAATCTGATAAAGCTGTCATAGATAAGGTAGTATATATTATTCAAGGGAAACTATGGCCAGACTTTTATGGCTATCCCGAAATCGGTCTAGGAGAAAAACTAATGATAAAGGCACTTTCTATCGGAATTAACGTGAAGGAGGACGTTATAGATTCTGAGCTGAAGAAGATAGGTGATCTAGGTGAAGTAGCATATAGGTTAAAGAAATCAAGTGGTGGGACTACAATACTGTCATTTTTAGGGGCATCCTCTTCGTCTCCGTTAACTGTGGAAGAGGTATATAATTCTCTAAGTAAAATTGCGTTAGCTGAAGGAGAAGGGAGTAGAGATGTGAAAATCCGTTCCCTAGCCGGGCTGCTAAAAAAGGCAGACCCGTTAGAGGCAAAGTTTATCATCAGGTTCATAGACGGGAGGCTAAGGGTCGGTATAGGGGATGCTACTATAATGGATGCCCTGGCTAATGCCTTTGGTGGAGGTACCCATACTCGGCCTATAATAGAGAGGGCCTATAACTTAAGAGCTGATTTAGGCAATATCGCTAAAGTAGTAGCATCAGAGGGCATAGAAGCACTTAAGAACCTAAAGCCAGAAGTCGGAATACCGATAAGGCCTATGCTAGCAGAAAGGCTAAACGATCCGGTCGAGATCCTTTCTAAAGTAGGGGGTCAAGCATTAGTTGATTACAAGTATGATGGAGAAAGGGCTCAAATCCATAAAAAGGGCAACGATGTGTATATATTCTCACGAAGACTAGAGAATATTACTAAACAATATCCCGATGTTAGGGACTTTGTTAAAGACTACGTCGTTGCTGATGAGGTCATAGTAGAGGGGGAAATAGTAGCTGTAGATAAGGAAAGCGGTGAAATATTACCATTCCAAGAACTAATGCATAGGAAAAGGAAAAATGACATCCACGAGGCAGTAGAAGATTATCCTGTCAATGTATACTTGTTTGACCTCATGTATTATAATGGTGAGGATTACACTTTAAGGCCATTACCGGAGAGGAGAAAGAAGCTAGAGGAGATCGTAAAACCTAACGATAAATTACATATTGCACATCACATCTTTACTGATGACGTAGAGAAATTAAAGGAATATTTTTACCAAGCGATTTCTGAGGGTGCTGAAGGTATAATGGTAAAAGCCGTAGGTAGGGACTCTATTTACCAAGCCGGTGCTAGGGGGTTCTTGTGGATAAAACTGAAGAGAGATTACCAAAGTGAGATGGCTGATAGCGTGGATCTAGTAGTAGTAGGTGCTTTTTACGGAAGGGGAAAAAGGGGAGGTAAGCTAAGTTCATTATTAATGGCAGCTTACGATCCAGAGTCAGATATATTTTACACTGTATGTAAAGTAGCCTCGGGTTTCAGTGATGCAGAACTAGACGAACTGCAGAAGAAACTGACAGAAATTAAACTAGATTCAAAGGATCCAAGAGTCGAATCAGAACTTGATCCAGACATATGGGTTAAACCCAAATATGTAGCTGAAATAATAGGGGCAGAGATCACTCTATCACCTCAACACACCTGTTGTAAAGGTGAAGTGAGTAAGGAGGCGGGTCTATCTATTAGGTTTCCACGCTTTATAAGGTGGAGAGACGACAAGAGTGTTGAGGAGGCTACAACACCTCAAGAAATATTAGAAATGTACAAATTAAAACTTAAGAAGAAAGAGGAAGGAAGCGAGTCCGAGACACCTTAA
- a CDS encoding plasmid mobilization protein: protein MKVIQIKLTDEEYRQLEDKARQEGYVLLSEYVRSVLLGRQTTVSNPISIDINNADVINQITNKLERKIIDYINPFTSQIEELKRKIAELTEKIEELESNNKSIEKTEEKRTTAGSRILETKREQQPQQPKKRSIERLQEEGIVFESELKSLRDPSAFFAKLEREGAKIIYLETERIAMSQDFYNKFLEDISTLNTSDLEEAASKLDPKEAKLFRKLAREAFVIYDANSKGWRLTVQL, encoded by the coding sequence ATGAAAGTGATCCAAATAAAGCTTACCGATGAAGAGTATAGACAATTAGAGGATAAAGCACGTCAAGAAGGATATGTACTACTTTCTGAGTATGTTCGTAGCGTATTATTGGGAAGACAAACTACCGTATCTAACCCGATAAGTATTGACATAAATAACGCTGATGTTATAAACCAAATAACAAATAAGTTAGAAAGGAAAATTATTGACTATATTAATCCATTTACTTCTCAGATAGAGGAATTAAAGAGAAAGATCGCTGAACTTACAGAGAAAATTGAAGAACTTGAAAGTAACAACAAAAGTATAGAGAAGACTGAGGAAAAGAGAACTACAGCCGGATCAAGGATATTAGAAACAAAAAGAGAACAGCAACCACAACAGCCTAAGAAGAGAAGTATAGAGCGTTTACAAGAGGAAGGAATAGTATTTGAATCAGAACTGAAATCATTAAGAGACCCTTCCGCGTTTTTCGCTAAGCTTGAAAGGGAGGGAGCCAAGATAATATACTTAGAAACAGAACGAATAGCCATGAGCCAAGACTTTTACAATAAATTCCTTGAAGATATATCAACGCTTAACACTTCGGATCTAGAAGAAGCCGCGAGTAAACTTGACCCTAAGGAAGCTAAGCTTTTCAGGAAATTAGCTAGAGAGGCTTTCGTAATTTACGACGCTAACTCAAAAGGTTGGCGTTTAACAGTTCAGCTGTGA
- a CDS encoding alkaline phosphatase family protein — protein sequence MKVLLIVIDGMAFHIVEKIRHKLPTVNGLIEKGFFGKLESVFPSLTPIALASLVTGNSPKLNGVTAPKVFMKNKPLSNELSAYTSEPLKTDPIWVYLGKNGYKVLVTSSPQALPDRWKVEGTTLLDPYKSKMKKCSDAKVLTEGENKVLGKIWLVEKTSANKFYVSYPSPSSEKTLEIENNQWSSPILVRGKCGKEEFNGVTLLHAREKDIYLAPIAFDNKKWGNDLNLLEKVWNDVSLVHGMMMDGDHISLHRDMINFEEYVETVKKTFNFFMNYTKYLLDNVKWDFALTYLPVVDNVQHLLYGIEDEKASEYVFQSYLMADEFIKMQLDYADLVIVVSDHGVEKIKKKVFVNKLLERINVLSINEKDEIDWSKTKAYYGGGGQIRINLKGREEKGVVSLKEFPKLVRYIVRNLENLTDGNDKVFTSIYASESPAPDREGDIKIGGIREFYGISSIVRKDMEVIETIIPYKNNSGEHGYFRKNDLYGVIIAKYRQSELKRPETIQQARIIDVAPTILKLFGINNIKMEGRPIIKLLEAYESSHRIF from the coding sequence TTGAAAGTTTTATTAATAGTAATAGATGGAATGGCTTTCCATATAGTAGAGAAAATAAGGCACAAACTACCTACTGTAAATGGGTTAATCGAGAAGGGGTTTTTCGGAAAATTAGAATCTGTCTTCCCTTCTTTAACGCCGATAGCCCTAGCTTCTTTGGTTACCGGAAATAGTCCTAAACTCAACGGAGTTACTGCACCTAAAGTTTTCATGAAAAATAAACCTTTATCTAATGAGCTTTCAGCATATACGAGTGAACCTTTAAAGACAGACCCGATCTGGGTCTATTTAGGTAAGAATGGATATAAAGTTCTAGTTACCTCTTCACCTCAAGCCCTTCCTGATAGATGGAAAGTAGAGGGTACCACGCTATTAGACCCTTACAAAAGCAAGATGAAAAAATGCAGTGATGCTAAGGTATTAACAGAAGGTGAAAACAAGGTTTTAGGGAAAATTTGGCTCGTAGAGAAAACCTCAGCTAATAAGTTTTACGTATCATATCCTTCACCTAGCAGTGAAAAGACTTTAGAGATAGAAAATAACCAGTGGAGTAGTCCTATATTAGTTAGAGGAAAATGCGGTAAAGAAGAATTCAACGGAGTAACTCTCCTGCATGCAAGGGAGAAAGACATATACCTTGCACCGATAGCTTTTGACAACAAAAAATGGGGGAATGACCTCAATTTATTGGAAAAAGTCTGGAATGACGTCTCCCTAGTTCACGGTATGATGATGGACGGAGATCACATTTCACTTCATAGAGATATGATAAACTTTGAGGAGTACGTGGAAACTGTAAAAAAGACCTTTAATTTCTTTATGAATTACACTAAATATTTATTAGATAATGTAAAATGGGACTTTGCCTTAACTTACCTACCAGTAGTGGATAACGTCCAACACTTACTCTACGGTATCGAAGATGAGAAAGCTTCAGAGTACGTATTTCAGAGTTATTTAATGGCTGATGAATTCATAAAAATGCAACTCGATTATGCTGACTTAGTGATAGTAGTTTCAGACCACGGCGTTGAAAAAATAAAGAAAAAAGTATTCGTAAATAAATTGTTAGAAAGAATAAATGTGCTTTCCATAAATGAAAAGGACGAAATTGACTGGTCTAAGACTAAGGCTTATTATGGTGGGGGAGGACAAATCAGGATAAACTTAAAAGGTAGAGAAGAAAAGGGTGTAGTTTCACTAAAGGAGTTTCCTAAACTAGTAAGGTACATCGTAAGGAACTTAGAAAACTTAACCGATGGTAATGATAAAGTGTTTACATCTATATATGCTAGTGAGTCACCTGCACCAGACCGTGAGGGGGACATAAAAATTGGAGGGATAAGGGAATTTTATGGGATCAGCAGTATAGTAAGAAAGGATATGGAAGTAATAGAAACTATAATACCATATAAGAATAATAGTGGAGAACATGGCTATTTCAGGAAGAATGACCTTTACGGTGTGATAATAGCTAAGTATAGGCAATCTGAACTTAAAAGACCTGAAACTATTCAACAAGCAAGGATAATCGATGTAGCACCTACAATTCTCAAACTTTTCGGAATAAATAATATTAAAATGGAAGGAAGACCAATTATAAAATTGTTAGAAGCATATGAAAGTTCCCATCGCATATTCTAA
- a CDS encoding NAD(P)/FAD-dependent oxidoreductase, whose product MIIVGAGSHGLSLAYHLVKKGFDKDIKIVEMRRIGFGSSSRNASRFRYHFNSRENINYAKKAIPYLLSHANELKLNPLLYFTGYLWVLRDEKQISMLKKLHNRWSSEGIGGKFVECEEFGFIKYDGLCYYAPQDGAFHHDYILYSYYIEVKGKAEIIIDEAKRIVFKGERVKGVELAHGGVLEDNEVVVTAGAWTGKLLENSGIKLPIYPEKKEIFITEDISFRVKPLVIDTLNKVYFSQTLKGEIIGGTETPIPYGFLPFTNSLAELSHFLRAVRETIKGAEGIGILRGWSGYYEMTPDSSHIMGYDEEWPEGLYVNAGYSGHGMMFAPYSGKIMAELILDGVMREEMRPYLPNRFRTNKLIEENLVI is encoded by the coding sequence ATGATCATCGTAGGTGCCGGGTCTCACGGTCTGAGTTTAGCATATCATCTGGTTAAGAAGGGTTTTGATAAGGACATAAAGATCGTAGAAATGAGAAGAATAGGTTTCGGGTCTAGTAGTAGAAACGCCTCTAGGTTCCGTTATCACTTTAACAGCAGAGAAAACATTAACTACGCCAAGAAAGCTATACCTTATCTCCTAAGTCATGCCAATGAGTTGAAGCTTAACCCATTACTTTACTTTACGGGGTATCTATGGGTATTAAGGGATGAAAAACAAATATCAATGTTAAAGAAATTACACAATAGATGGAGTAGTGAAGGAATAGGGGGAAAATTTGTAGAATGCGAAGAGTTTGGCTTTATCAAATATGATGGGCTATGTTATTACGCACCACAAGATGGGGCCTTCCACCACGATTATATCCTCTATAGTTATTATATTGAAGTAAAAGGCAAAGCCGAAATTATCATAGACGAAGCGAAGAGAATAGTGTTTAAAGGTGAAAGGGTAAAAGGTGTTGAACTAGCTCACGGGGGAGTGTTAGAAGATAACGAAGTGGTAGTAACAGCTGGTGCCTGGACCGGTAAACTATTAGAAAACTCAGGGATTAAATTACCTATCTACCCTGAGAAAAAAGAGATTTTTATAACAGAGGACATTAGTTTTAGAGTCAAGCCCCTTGTAATTGATACACTAAACAAAGTCTATTTTTCCCAGACTTTGAAAGGTGAAATAATAGGAGGGACTGAAACACCCATACCTTATGGTTTCTTACCCTTTACAAACTCTCTTGCAGAGTTGTCCCATTTCCTGAGAGCTGTGAGAGAGACTATTAAGGGGGCTGAAGGTATAGGGATTTTGAGGGGATGGAGCGGGTATTATGAGATGACACCCGATAGTTCCCATATAATGGGGTATGATGAAGAATGGCCTGAAGGGCTTTATGTTAATGCAGGATATAGCGGACATGGGATGATGTTTGCACCATATTCAGGAAAGATAATGGCTGAATTGATTTTAGACGGAGTTATGAGGGAAGAAATGAGACCTTATCTTCCCAACAGGTTCAGGACTAATAAGCTGATTGAGGAAAACTTAGTCATCTGA
- the dcd gene encoding dCTP deaminase — protein MILGDRDLKYYLEKKWIIVDPLREDSVRENGIDLRIGEEIARFEETKDRVFDPENPDYSFFKLEKGNEFVIRPYEHVLLTTEEYIRLPNDVMSFVNLRSSFARLGLFIPPTIVDAGFEGQITIEVVGSSFPVKLKRGTRFLHLIFAKTLTPVENPYQGKYQGQKGVTVPKFFKTNHS, from the coding sequence ATGATTCTAGGAGATAGGGACCTTAAATATTACTTAGAAAAGAAGTGGATAATCGTTGACCCGTTAAGGGAGGATAGTGTCAGAGAGAACGGGATAGACCTCCGTATAGGGGAAGAAATAGCCAGGTTTGAGGAGACTAAAGACAGAGTATTTGACCCAGAGAACCCCGACTATTCATTTTTTAAGCTAGAGAAAGGTAATGAGTTTGTTATCAGGCCTTACGAGCACGTATTACTCACTACGGAGGAGTACATCAGACTACCTAATGACGTAATGTCATTTGTGAACTTACGCTCTTCTTTCGCAAGACTCGGGCTTTTCATCCCCCCTACGATCGTCGATGCCGGCTTTGAAGGACAGATCACGATAGAAGTGGTAGGCTCGTCTTTCCCCGTAAAGTTAAAGAGAGGGACTAGGTTCCTGCACTTAATCTTTGCTAAAACACTTACGCCTGTTGAGAACCCTTACCAAGGAAAATACCAAGGACAAAAGGGAGTTACTGTGCCAAAATTTTTTAAAACAAATCACAGCTGA